From Novosphingobium resinovorum, the proteins below share one genomic window:
- a CDS encoding sensor histidine kinase, producing MSEAAPPPRVPARLVLLSLAALWACYFIVASLRGLVMGFDLDWSFLSRRLTICIVSMLVMAAVWPLLQLLDRKSGRVRFAIVLIGAFPLSLVLSIVNDVIFSDIERPAAYGSEEDAAAVAAGNVRITQDEAGNILVDLPKILPPPAPPAPPAPGSSEVPDEPTDAPSEESGAAQPQHSSAITIKTNSALGANFGRWANIADTAFGRYFLVLAWVALYFALAKAEEARAAERREGEYRRAAEQAELRSLRYQVNPHFLFNTLNSLSALVMVGRQDDAEEMIQTLSTFYRRTLSGDPTNDLSLVDEIELQRLYFAIEAVRFPNRLLTHIDIDEAVLDAKVPGMILQPLVENSVKYAVAATQRPVTIAIEARREGGQLVVAVHDDGPGEMSGELKSKTEGCGIGLNNVRDRLRARYGEAATISYGKRPNGGFATILRMPLEAGNV from the coding sequence ATGTCCGAAGCAGCACCCCCTCCCCGCGTTCCGGCGCGGCTCGTCCTCCTGTCGCTGGCGGCCTTGTGGGCCTGCTACTTCATCGTGGCCAGCTTGCGCGGTCTGGTCATGGGGTTCGACCTCGACTGGTCGTTCCTGTCGCGGCGCCTGACGATCTGCATCGTCTCGATGCTGGTGATGGCCGCCGTCTGGCCGCTGCTGCAACTGCTGGATCGCAAATCGGGCCGGGTCCGCTTCGCCATCGTGCTGATCGGCGCTTTCCCGCTGTCGCTGGTGCTCAGCATCGTCAACGATGTGATCTTCTCCGACATAGAACGCCCGGCAGCCTACGGCAGCGAGGAAGATGCGGCAGCAGTGGCTGCGGGCAACGTGCGCATCACGCAGGACGAGGCCGGCAACATCCTGGTGGACCTGCCCAAGATCCTGCCGCCGCCCGCTCCCCCCGCCCCGCCAGCACCTGGATCCAGCGAGGTTCCGGACGAGCCGACGGATGCGCCGAGCGAGGAAAGCGGCGCAGCCCAGCCGCAGCACTCCTCGGCGATCACGATCAAGACCAACTCTGCCCTCGGCGCCAATTTCGGGCGCTGGGCGAACATCGCCGACACGGCGTTCGGCCGCTATTTCCTCGTGCTCGCGTGGGTGGCGCTCTACTTCGCGCTCGCCAAGGCCGAGGAGGCCCGCGCGGCAGAACGGCGCGAGGGCGAATACCGCCGCGCCGCCGAACAGGCCGAACTGCGTTCGCTGCGCTATCAGGTGAATCCGCACTTCCTGTTCAACACGCTCAATTCGCTGTCGGCGCTGGTCATGGTCGGACGGCAGGACGATGCCGAAGAGATGATCCAGACGCTGTCGACGTTCTACCGCCGCACTTTGTCAGGTGATCCCACCAACGATCTTTCGCTGGTTGACGAGATAGAGCTGCAGCGCCTTTACTTCGCGATCGAGGCAGTCCGCTTCCCCAATCGATTGCTAACGCATATCGATATTGACGAGGCCGTTCTCGATGCGAAAGTTCCGGGCATGATATTGCAACCACTCGTCGAGAATTCCGTGAAGTATGCCGTCGCCGCGACGCAGCGGCCGGTGACCATTGCCATCGAGGCGCGGCGCGAGGGTGGCCAGCTCGTCGTCGCCGTCCATGACGATGGACCCGGAGAGATGAGCGGCGAGTTGAAGAGCAAGACCGAGGGTTGCGGCATCGGCCTCAACAACGTGCGCGACCGCCTGCGGGCGCGTTACGGCGAGGCTGCGACGATCTCCTACGGCAAGCGCCCGAACGGCGGTTTCGCGACGATCCTGCGCATGCCGCTGGAGGCGGGTAATGTCTGA
- a CDS encoding LytR/AlgR family response regulator transcription factor, with amino-acid sequence MSEPEGAAPAAPLRTLIVDDEPLAVERMQVICSRIEGISVIGTASDGQAALRLIDALTPDLVLLDLTMPETDGLTVARTLGGRPDAPAVIFVTAHDEFAVEAFDLDAVDYVLKPVAPDRLQRAVTRVVSRRGERAQVPALSQWLDEFWVPHRSELVRVPAAEVQRIDAERDYVRLHVGAQSYLLLQTITSLEERLDPERFIRIHRSCILQRIHVSGLRHEGLGVWSAETADGEALRIGRTYLPGVKKMAGR; translated from the coding sequence ATGTCTGAGCCCGAAGGCGCGGCGCCTGCCGCTCCCCTGCGCACCCTGATCGTCGACGACGAGCCGCTGGCGGTCGAGCGCATGCAGGTGATCTGCTCCCGGATCGAAGGAATTTCCGTGATCGGCACGGCGAGCGACGGCCAGGCCGCGCTGCGGCTGATCGATGCGCTGACGCCTGATCTGGTGCTGCTCGACCTGACGATGCCGGAGACCGACGGGCTCACCGTGGCGCGCACGCTGGGTGGTCGGCCGGACGCTCCGGCGGTGATCTTCGTGACCGCGCACGATGAGTTCGCGGTCGAGGCGTTCGATCTCGATGCGGTGGACTATGTCCTCAAGCCGGTGGCGCCTGATCGCCTGCAGCGCGCCGTGACCCGCGTGGTGTCGCGCCGGGGCGAGCGGGCGCAGGTTCCGGCGCTCAGCCAGTGGCTCGACGAATTCTGGGTGCCGCACCGATCCGAACTGGTGCGTGTGCCCGCCGCCGAAGTCCAGCGCATCGATGCCGAGCGCGATTACGTGCGGCTGCATGTGGGGGCGCAGAGCTACCTGCTGCTCCAGACCATCACCAGTCTGGAGGAGCGCCTCGACCCCGAGCGGTTCATCCGTATCCATCGCAGCTGCATCCTGCAACGCATCCACGTTTCGGGCTTGCGCCACGAAGGGCTTGGCGTCTGGTCGGCGGAAACGGCGGACGGAGAGGCCTTGCGGATCGGTCGAACGTATCTTCCCGGCGTAAAGAAAATGGCGGGCCGCTAA
- a CDS encoding UrcA family protein: MFKTAPKTAIFAAAALCTVGLFSAPAAFAKSVEVRYADLDLGTVEGQGMLQKRINKAARSVCRVSRPTTGTHIDSNVDTECYRQARLNVQQQVAAAIDKADDTRLGG; encoded by the coding sequence ATGTTCAAGACCGCACCCAAGACCGCCATCTTCGCCGCCGCAGCCCTCTGCACCGTCGGCCTGTTCTCGGCCCCGGCCGCCTTCGCCAAGAGCGTCGAAGTCCGCTACGCCGACCTCGACCTCGGCACCGTCGAAGGGCAGGGCATGCTGCAGAAGCGTATCAACAAGGCCGCCCGCAGCGTCTGCCGCGTCAGCCGTCCGACGACGGGCACCCACATCGACAGCAACGTCGACACCGAGTGCTACCGTCAGGCCCGCCTGAACGTGCAGCAGCAGGTCGCCGCCGCGATCGACAAGGCCGACGACACCCGCCTCGGCGGCTAA
- a CDS encoding diacylglycerol kinase family protein, with amino-acid sequence MTSNGTSSAKVWLVCNAASGSNNDAAVEELLAAFEAAGLGPDRVLRFPDDPAPQPADLDAAGVDMLAVFGGDGTTHSVVMEAYGWGGAVLVLPGGTMNLLAKRMHGDVPAPEIVARLSGAALSTLRPPVIVSRHGIGLTGALAGPGTVWNEVREAMRAMNVIDFVASTREAIAQSANGPKVMCAEVGSTEVDGGREEGYAAITVVPKDDGLRANGYYAESLGDYAGQGIALLNRNFRDGPHDELGRHPRLRLVCPTGEPMGLLIDGEPFDGAAEEIFELGTCEVDLVTTKEFDG; translated from the coding sequence ATGACTTCAAACGGCACATCTTCGGCAAAGGTCTGGCTCGTCTGCAACGCGGCCAGCGGCAGCAACAACGACGCGGCGGTGGAGGAACTGCTCGCAGCCTTCGAGGCGGCTGGCCTCGGCCCTGACCGGGTGCTGCGCTTTCCCGACGATCCCGCCCCTCAGCCCGCCGATCTCGATGCGGCGGGCGTGGATATGCTGGCGGTATTCGGCGGTGACGGCACCACACACTCGGTGGTCATGGAGGCCTATGGCTGGGGCGGTGCCGTGCTGGTGCTGCCGGGCGGGACGATGAACCTGCTGGCCAAGCGCATGCACGGCGACGTACCTGCGCCCGAGATCGTCGCGCGACTTTCCGGCGCGGCGCTGAGCACGTTGCGTCCGCCGGTGATCGTCTCCCGCCACGGCATCGGCCTCACCGGCGCGCTCGCCGGGCCGGGGACGGTGTGGAACGAAGTGCGCGAGGCGATGCGCGCGATGAACGTGATCGATTTCGTCGCCTCGACGCGCGAGGCGATCGCCCAGTCCGCGAACGGCCCGAAAGTCATGTGCGCCGAGGTCGGTAGTACGGAGGTCGACGGGGGACGAGAGGAAGGCTATGCCGCGATCACGGTTGTTCCCAAGGACGACGGCCTGCGAGCGAACGGCTATTATGCCGAGTCGCTGGGGGACTACGCCGGGCAAGGCATCGCCCTGCTCAACCGGAATTTTCGCGACGGCCCGCACGACGAACTGGGCCGTCACCCCAGGCTACGGCTGGTCTGCCCCACGGGCGAGCCGATGGGCCTGCTGATAGACGGCGAGCCGTTCGACGGCGCCGCCGAGGAAATTTTCGAACTGGGCACCTGCGAGGTCGACCTGGTGACGACGAAGGAGTTCGACGGATAA
- a CDS encoding metallophosphoesterase family protein — MHGKTASMYNGPLRLFHLSDIHFGLVDQQAIDWAKACIDREMPHAVAITGDLTMRARHPEFQAACEWIQGLDVPVTVEVGNHDIPYFNLYQRFFDPYRRFKAIERMVETQLDLPNLAIVPLRTTTRAQYQRFPWSNGWVTDHALKQTLAQIDALPEGTRVLVTCHHPLPERRADGKLLTINGTRTMEVLAGRKVMAVLSGHIHDPFDLTEQTPAGPLRMIGAGTLSKRIRSTPPSFNEIVIDGDQIRVTARNLEKVPTPAMQIDEVPENALPPREPGEPVSPVGKVPPVDPPVH; from the coding sequence ATGCACGGCAAGACGGCCTCGATGTACAACGGTCCGTTGCGGTTGTTCCACCTGAGCGACATCCATTTCGGGTTGGTCGATCAGCAGGCCATCGACTGGGCCAAGGCCTGCATCGATCGTGAGATGCCGCATGCCGTCGCGATCACCGGCGACCTGACCATGCGTGCCCGCCACCCCGAATTCCAGGCCGCGTGCGAGTGGATTCAGGGCCTCGACGTGCCGGTGACGGTCGAGGTGGGCAACCACGACATCCCCTACTTCAACCTCTACCAGCGTTTCTTCGACCCCTACCGCCGGTTCAAGGCGATCGAGCGGATGGTCGAGACCCAGCTGGACCTCCCCAACCTCGCCATCGTGCCGCTGCGCACGACCACGCGCGCGCAGTATCAGCGCTTTCCCTGGTCGAACGGCTGGGTGACCGATCATGCCCTGAAGCAGACGCTGGCGCAGATCGACGCCCTGCCCGAAGGCACGCGCGTCCTCGTCACCTGCCACCACCCGCTGCCCGAGCGCCGCGCGGACGGTAAGCTGCTGACCATCAACGGCACCCGCACGATGGAAGTGCTGGCCGGGCGCAAGGTCATGGCGGTGCTCTCGGGCCATATCCACGACCCGTTCGACCTGACCGAGCAGACGCCCGCCGGGCCGCTGCGGATGATCGGTGCGGGCACGCTGTCGAAGCGCATCCGCTCCACCCCGCCGAGCTTCAACGAGATCGTGATCGACGGCGACCAGATCCGGGTGACCGCGCGCAATCTCGAGAAGGTGCCGACTCCGGCGATGCAGATCGACGAAGTGCCGGAAAACGCCCTCCCCCCGCGCGAACCCGGCGAGCCGGTGTCGCCGGTCGGCAAGGTGCCGCCGGTCGATCCGCCGGTGCATTGA
- a CDS encoding CarD family transcriptional regulator, translating into MATRIDAFDVGDYVVYPKHGVGRVIELQKQEIAGMQLELYVLRFEKERMTLRVPVNKVESIGMRKLSSDKTLREALDTLKGKPKVKRTMWSRRAQEYEAKINSGDLVSIAEVTRDLFRADDQPEQSYSERQIFEAASSRLARELAAMEKTDEQAALKKILAILNEHAPKYYDTAETA; encoded by the coding sequence ATGGCAACCAGGATCGATGCATTCGATGTTGGAGATTACGTCGTTTACCCGAAGCACGGTGTTGGTCGGGTTATTGAGCTGCAGAAGCAGGAAATCGCCGGGATGCAGCTCGAGCTTTACGTGTTGCGGTTCGAGAAAGAGCGCATGACCCTGCGCGTTCCCGTCAACAAGGTCGAATCGATCGGCATGCGCAAGTTGTCTTCGGACAAGACCCTGCGCGAAGCGCTCGATACCCTCAAGGGCAAGCCCAAGGTGAAGCGCACCATGTGGTCGCGCCGTGCCCAGGAATACGAAGCGAAGATCAACTCGGGCGACCTCGTGTCGATCGCAGAAGTGACCCGCGACCTGTTCCGCGCCGACGACCAGCCCGAACAGAGCTATTCGGAGCGTCAGATCTTCGAAGCCGCTTCGTCGCGCCTGGCCCGCGAACTCGCGGCAATGGAAAAGACCGACGAGCAGGCCGCGCTCAAGAAGATCCTCGCGATCCTCAACGAGCACGCGCCCAAGTACTACGACACCGCCGAGACCGCCTGA
- the fdxA gene encoding ferredoxin FdxA — protein sequence MTYVVTDACIRCKYTDCVEVCPVDCFYEGENMLVINPSECIDCGVCEPECPAEAILPDTESGLEQWMEINAKYSAEWPNLTTRKDAPDDADAMKGEEGKFEKYFSPEPGEGD from the coding sequence ATGACGTATGTCGTCACCGACGCCTGCATCAGGTGCAAGTACACGGACTGCGTGGAAGTCTGCCCCGTGGACTGCTTCTACGAAGGCGAGAACATGCTGGTCATCAACCCCAGCGAATGCATCGACTGCGGCGTGTGCGAGCCCGAATGCCCGGCGGAAGCGATCCTGCCCGACACCGAGAGCGGCCTTGAGCAGTGGATGGAGATCAACGCCAAGTATTCGGCGGAATGGCCCAACCTCACCACCCGCAAGGACGCGCCGGACGATGCCGACGCGATGAAGGGCGAGGAAGGCAAGTTCGAAAAGTATTTCTCGCCCGAACCCGGCGAAGGCGACTGA
- a CDS encoding RNA-binding S4 domain-containing protein, with protein sequence MATGMRVDKLLWFLRLARTRPVAQTLAEEGHMRLNGRRIDRAHQKIAAGDVLTLPIAGGVRVIEVLSLPERRGPYSEAVSCYRVLDGRPVDPIAAPESNDA encoded by the coding sequence ATGGCGACAGGGATGCGCGTCGACAAGCTGCTGTGGTTCCTGCGCCTCGCCAGGACCCGGCCGGTCGCGCAGACGCTGGCCGAAGAGGGCCACATGCGGCTCAACGGCCGCCGCATCGACCGCGCCCACCAGAAGATCGCGGCGGGCGACGTGCTGACGCTTCCGATAGCTGGAGGCGTGCGGGTGATAGAAGTCCTATCCTTGCCCGAACGGCGCGGACCCTATAGCGAAGCTGTCAGCTGCTACAGAGTGCTTGACGGCAGGCCCGTCGATCCCATAGCTGCGCCCGAATCGAATGACGCCTGA
- a CDS encoding helicase-related protein produces MVQHRNGSALKDAPGAVKAVLGPTNTGKTHLAIERMCAHSSGMIGFPLRLLAREVYDRVVKIKGEASVALITGEERIEPKNARYLLCTAEAMPVSERSMAFVAIDEAQLAADRERGHVFTDRLLHARGREETMILGSSTAEPLVKALVPGVEVVTRPRFSTLTHAGAKKLSRVPPRSAIVAFSTEQVYAIAEMLRRFRGGAAVVMGALSPQTRNAQVALYQSGEVDYLVATDAIGMGLNLDVEHVAFAGLSKYDGRRHRRLTPPEMAQIAGRAGRHQKDGSFGTLTGTGGHDSEFDPEEIYAIEEHRFAPLTKLFWREPEPRFDSLATLIADLETPPLRPELAPAPEAIDLAVLKRLADEGPVADTVRGFGQVRRFWDVCRLPDFRQQGVETHSRFVARLWQDLRSGELGADFVAGQIAQLDRTGGDIDTLQGRIAAIRSWAYIAQRPDWVLARDEMAARARAVEARLSDALHGKLTERFINRRTAVLMKKLGPDTGLLSVRLEDEEVLVEGEHIGSLRGFTFQVDPGARLSDRKLLLAAAEKHLSTLLGTRADALVTGIHEGTAAITLADGALVWDGQKLASLAPGRALLTPVMVPDRALDAVPDVSRKALVAALEVWLEAALKPLAPLAKLDEASRATDAGSDLRALLITLVERGGMTAREDSGLGRLDKQRRTMLARLGVRVGALDLFVPAMLRTPVIALWRQLAKVSGKKEGGAPAPDMPPVLPAGNHRPPPGYRALGKQLLRLDMAEKLLREAHELRAAEKRGSFALDPARAVSMGLTTSSYARLLRLGGFQPLMPRALAEGQHGPPAPVRWRWRPPRRQAEPERAAPVRRDGAFAALADMVR; encoded by the coding sequence ATGGTTCAGCACCGGAACGGCTCGGCATTAAAGGACGCTCCCGGCGCGGTGAAGGCGGTGCTTGGCCCGACCAACACCGGCAAGACACACCTCGCGATAGAGCGGATGTGCGCCCACTCCAGCGGCATGATCGGCTTCCCGCTGCGACTGCTGGCGCGCGAGGTCTACGACCGCGTAGTCAAGATCAAGGGCGAGGCCAGCGTCGCGCTCATCACTGGCGAGGAGCGGATCGAGCCGAAGAACGCCCGCTACCTGCTCTGCACGGCCGAGGCGATGCCCGTGTCCGAACGCTCGATGGCCTTCGTCGCCATCGACGAGGCGCAACTGGCGGCGGACCGCGAGCGCGGCCACGTCTTCACCGACCGCCTGCTGCACGCACGGGGTCGCGAGGAGACGATGATCCTCGGCTCCTCCACCGCCGAGCCGCTGGTGAAGGCGCTGGTGCCCGGGGTGGAGGTCGTCACCCGCCCGCGCTTCTCCACCCTGACTCACGCGGGCGCGAAGAAGCTCAGCCGCGTGCCGCCCCGCAGCGCCATCGTCGCCTTCTCGACCGAGCAGGTCTACGCCATCGCCGAGATGCTGCGCCGGTTCCGGGGCGGCGCGGCGGTGGTGATGGGCGCGCTCAGCCCGCAGACGCGCAACGCCCAGGTGGCGCTCTACCAGTCGGGGGAGGTGGACTACCTCGTCGCCACCGACGCGATCGGCATGGGCCTCAACCTCGATGTCGAGCATGTCGCCTTCGCGGGCCTCTCCAAGTACGACGGCCGCCGCCACCGCCGCCTGACGCCGCCCGAGATGGCGCAGATCGCCGGGCGGGCAGGGCGCCACCAGAAGGACGGCAGCTTCGGCACGCTGACGGGAACGGGCGGCCACGATTCCGAATTCGATCCGGAAGAAATCTACGCGATCGAGGAACACCGTTTCGCGCCGCTGACCAAGCTGTTCTGGCGCGAGCCCGAGCCCCGCTTCGACAGCCTCGCCACCCTGATCGCCGACCTCGAGACGCCGCCGCTGCGCCCCGAACTCGCGCCTGCGCCCGAGGCCATCGACCTTGCCGTGCTCAAGCGCCTCGCGGACGAGGGACCAGTGGCCGACACCGTTCGCGGATTCGGTCAGGTCCGCCGCTTCTGGGACGTGTGCCGCCTTCCCGACTTCCGCCAGCAGGGCGTGGAGACGCATTCGCGCTTCGTCGCGCGGCTGTGGCAGGACCTCCGCAGCGGCGAACTCGGGGCCGATTTCGTCGCCGGGCAGATCGCGCAACTGGACCGCACCGGCGGCGACATCGACACGCTGCAGGGCCGCATCGCCGCGATCCGTTCGTGGGCCTACATCGCCCAGCGTCCCGATTGGGTACTCGCCCGCGACGAAATGGCCGCCCGCGCCCGTGCGGTTGAGGCTCGACTTTCGGACGCACTTCACGGAAAGCTGACGGAACGATTCATCAACCGCAGGACGGCCGTTCTGATGAAGAAGCTGGGACCGGATACCGGACTGCTCTCGGTCCGGCTGGAAGACGAGGAAGTGCTGGTCGAGGGCGAGCACATCGGCTCGCTGCGCGGCTTCACCTTCCAGGTCGATCCCGGCGCGCGCCTGTCTGATCGCAAGCTGCTGCTGGCGGCGGCGGAAAAGCACTTGTCCACGCTGCTCGGCACGCGTGCGGATGCGCTGGTCACGGGCATTCACGAAGGCACCGCCGCGATTACCCTGGCCGACGGCGCGCTTGTCTGGGACGGGCAGAAGCTGGCGAGCCTCGCGCCCGGCCGCGCGCTGCTGACGCCGGTGATGGTGCCCGACCGCGCGCTCGATGCCGTGCCCGACGTGTCGCGCAAGGCGCTCGTCGCCGCGCTGGAAGTGTGGCTGGAGGCGGCGCTGAAGCCGCTCGCCCCGCTCGCCAAGCTGGACGAGGCGAGCCGCGCGACCGACGCCGGGTCGGACTTGCGCGCGCTGCTCATCACCCTGGTCGAGCGCGGCGGCATGACCGCGCGCGAGGATTCGGGGCTGGGCCGACTCGACAAGCAGCGCCGCACGATGCTGGCGCGGCTGGGCGTGCGGGTAGGGGCGCTCGACCTTTTCGTGCCCGCCATGCTGCGCACGCCGGTCATCGCGCTGTGGCGGCAGCTGGCGAAAGTTTCGGGCAAGAAGGAGGGCGGAGCGCCCGCTCCCGACATGCCGCCGGTGCTCCCTGCCGGAAACCACCGCCCGCCGCCCGGCTACCGCGCGCTGGGCAAGCAATTGCTGCGCCTCGACATGGCCGAGAAGCTGCTGCGCGAAGCGCATGAACTTCGTGCGGCGGAAAAGCGCGGCAGCTTCGCGCTCGATCCGGCGCGGGCGGTCTCGATGGGACTGACGACGTCCAGCTATGCGCGGCTGCTCCGGCTCGGCGGATTCCAGCCGCTGATGCCGCGCGCGCTGGCGGAAGGACAGCACGGGCCGCCCGCCCCGGTGCGCTGGCGCTGGCGTCCGCCCCGCCGCCAGGCCGAGCCCGAGCGCGCGGCCCCGGTGCGGCGCGACGGCGCCTTCGCGGCGCTTGCGGACATGGTGCGGTAG
- a CDS encoding M23 family metallopeptidase: MFKPQQRDRDDRAETQNPDGLTPAATRRDDAVLLVFPAEQGRSRPAVPDQVRDDEASPRPSLSARVESWCDRIELAPDLAADIGSRKWLRGLATMLGLSGAALALLPGFSAVEAAATMPLGASQQGEFRSQSIAPLALGADTGRHMGATPLVSPLTGVPERPTVQLTSTLGQGDTLPGLLQRAGLGSAEVAQVTQLVSQVVPAGEIGSGTQFDITLGRRPAEGAARALDSLSFRARFDLDLSIERGAGGLMAVRHPIRVDETPLRIRGTVGSSLYRSARNAGAPVGAIQSYLRAVDKYLSLDSDLRSGDEFDMILSYKRSAKGEREVGDLLYAGVARGGKPQLQLMRWGNDGQMFAASSIGQPRAVPIGQPVASTRITSPYGGRRHPILGYVRMHAGIDFGAPYGAPIYAVADGVVTFAGRHGGHGNYVRLQHGGGLGTGYGHMSRIAVSNGTHVRAGQVIGYVGSTGLSTGPHLHFEAYRGGRTINPAGIAVIQRPEIDGRERDAFKARLNALLGVTPGAALGSIEPVASDPVETTREIDKLGR; the protein is encoded by the coding sequence GTGTTCAAGCCGCAGCAGCGCGATCGCGATGATCGCGCTGAAACTCAGAACCCGGACGGGCTGACGCCTGCGGCCACGCGGCGCGACGATGCCGTGCTTCTGGTGTTTCCCGCAGAGCAAGGCCGTTCTCGGCCAGCGGTCCCGGATCAGGTCCGGGACGACGAAGCTTCACCCCGCCCTTCCCTGAGCGCCCGGGTCGAGAGCTGGTGCGACCGTATCGAACTGGCCCCCGACCTTGCCGCCGACATCGGCAGTCGCAAGTGGCTGCGCGGGCTCGCCACGATGCTGGGCCTGAGCGGCGCGGCGCTGGCGCTGCTCCCCGGTTTCAGCGCGGTCGAGGCTGCGGCGACGATGCCGCTGGGCGCCAGCCAGCAGGGCGAATTCCGCAGCCAGTCGATCGCCCCGCTCGCGCTGGGGGCCGACACCGGCCGCCACATGGGCGCGACGCCGCTGGTCAGCCCGCTGACCGGCGTGCCCGAGCGGCCGACCGTGCAACTGACCTCGACGCTGGGACAGGGCGACACCCTCCCCGGCCTGCTCCAGCGCGCGGGACTGGGATCGGCCGAGGTGGCGCAAGTGACGCAGCTGGTCAGCCAGGTCGTGCCGGCCGGAGAAATCGGTTCGGGCACGCAGTTCGACATCACGCTGGGCCGCCGTCCCGCCGAGGGCGCGGCGCGGGCGCTCGATTCGCTGTCGTTCCGGGCGCGCTTCGACCTCGATCTTTCCATCGAGCGCGGTGCCGGTGGTCTGATGGCGGTGCGCCATCCGATCCGGGTCGACGAGACCCCGCTGCGCATTCGCGGCACCGTAGGCTCCAGCCTCTACCGCTCGGCGCGCAATGCCGGGGCGCCGGTGGGGGCGATCCAGTCGTACTTGCGCGCGGTGGACAAGTATCTCAGCCTCGACAGCGACCTGCGCTCGGGCGACGAATTCGACATGATCCTGTCCTACAAACGCTCGGCCAAGGGCGAGCGCGAGGTGGGCGACCTGCTCTATGCAGGCGTCGCGCGGGGCGGGAAGCCGCAGCTGCAGCTGATGCGCTGGGGCAATGATGGGCAGATGTTCGCCGCCAGCTCCATCGGCCAGCCGCGCGCGGTGCCGATCGGCCAGCCGGTGGCGAGCACGCGGATCACTTCGCCTTATGGCGGGCGGCGCCATCCGATCCTCGGCTATGTGCGGATGCATGCCGGTATCGACTTCGGCGCGCCTTACGGAGCGCCGATCTATGCGGTGGCGGACGGCGTGGTGACGTTCGCCGGGCGGCATGGCGGGCACGGCAACTACGTGCGGCTGCAGCACGGCGGCGGTCTCGGCACCGGCTACGGCCACATGAGCCGCATCGCCGTCAGCAATGGTACGCATGTGCGAGCCGGGCAGGTGATCGGCTATGTGGGCTCCACCGGGCTTTCGACGGGACCGCATCTGCACTTCGAGGCCTATCGCGGCGGGCGCACCATCAACCCGGCGGGAATCGCGGTGATCCAGCGGCCCGAGATCGACGGGCGCGAGCGCGATGCCTTCAAGGCGCGGCTCAATGCACTGCTGGGCGTGACTCCGGGTGCGGCGCTGGGATCGATCGAGCCGGTGGCGAGCGATCCGGTCGAGACCACGCGCGAGATCGACAAGTTGGGGCGGTGA
- the hemB gene encoding porphobilinogen synthase: protein MTGTYPHTRLRRTRATAWSRALHRETVLTPADLIWPLFITEGEGVEQPIAALPGVSRWSVDLIVERAKEAVDLGIPVLALFPHTQPDRRSEDGAEALNPDNLMCRAIRAIRAELGDKIGLLTDVALDPYTSHGQDGLIDDAGYVLNDETVEALVGQSLNQANAGADIIAPSDMMDGRIAAIRDALEDAGHINVQIMSYAAKYASAFYGPFRDAVGSRGLLKGDKKTYQMDPGNTEEALREVEMDLAEGADTVMVKPGLPYLDIIRRVKDTFEVPVFAYQVSGEYAMIEHAVAAGAADRDAMVLETLTAFKRAGASGVLTYHAAHAARLLRG from the coding sequence ATGACCGGCACGTATCCCCACACCCGCCTCCGCCGTACCCGCGCCACCGCCTGGAGCCGCGCGCTTCACCGCGAGACGGTGCTGACCCCGGCGGACCTCATCTGGCCCCTCTTCATCACCGAGGGCGAAGGCGTGGAGCAGCCCATCGCCGCGCTGCCGGGCGTGTCGCGCTGGTCGGTGGACCTCATCGTCGAACGGGCGAAGGAAGCGGTGGACCTCGGCATCCCGGTGCTCGCGCTGTTCCCGCACACCCAGCCCGATCGCCGTAGCGAGGACGGGGCCGAGGCGCTCAACCCGGACAACCTGATGTGCCGCGCGATCCGCGCGATCCGGGCGGAACTGGGCGATAAAATCGGCCTGCTCACCGACGTGGCGCTCGATCCCTACACCAGCCACGGACAGGACGGGCTGATCGACGATGCGGGCTACGTCCTCAACGACGAGACGGTCGAGGCACTGGTCGGCCAGTCGCTCAACCAGGCCAACGCGGGTGCTGACATCATCGCCCCGTCGGACATGATGGATGGCCGCATCGCCGCCATCCGTGACGCGCTGGAGGACGCGGGTCACATCAACGTCCAGATTATGAGCTACGCCGCCAAGTACGCCTCGGCGTTCTACGGCCCGTTCCGCGACGCGGTCGGATCGCGCGGGCTGCTCAAGGGCGACAAGAAGACCTACCAGATGGACCCCGGCAACACCGAGGAAGCGCTGCGCGAGGTCGAGATGGACCTCGCCGAAGGCGCCGACACGGTGATGGTGAAGCCGGGCCTGCCTTACCTCGACATCATCCGCCGGGTGAAGGACACGTTCGAGGTGCCCGTCTTCGCCTATCAGGTGTCCGGCGAGTACGCGATGATCGAGCACGCCGTCGCGGCGGGCGCGGCGGATCGCGACGCCATGGTGCTGGAGACGCTGACCGCCTTCAAGCGCGCCGGCGCCTCGGGCGTGCTGACATATCACGCTGCCCATGCGGCGCGGCTGCTGCGTGGTTAG